A genomic region of Mitsuaria sp. 7 contains the following coding sequences:
- a CDS encoding SAM-dependent methyltransferase translates to MTRGRLYLVPNTLDFGMNGQEVDLREVLPDAVLARAASITHWAAENAKTTRAFLKRVGAIHPLAVPLQEQHIEELPRPPKGRGPAAGAATASSSEEKLWLALLEPAMSGHDIGLISEAGMPAIADPGAKLVAAAHAAKVQVVPLTGPSSLLLALAASGLNGQSFAFVGYLPLEAAERTARIKALDAFSAREQQTQLMIETPYRNSALLQALLAGLRPGSLLSVSCGLSLKDAWSHTATVEQWRQAPKTLPDKVPAVFAILGVR, encoded by the coding sequence ATGACCCGCGGCCGCCTCTACCTCGTCCCCAACACCCTCGACTTCGGCATGAACGGCCAGGAGGTCGACCTGCGCGAGGTCTTGCCCGACGCCGTGCTCGCACGCGCCGCCTCGATCACGCATTGGGCGGCCGAGAACGCCAAGACCACGCGCGCCTTCCTCAAGCGTGTGGGGGCCATCCATCCGCTGGCGGTGCCGCTGCAGGAACAGCACATCGAGGAGCTTCCGCGCCCGCCCAAGGGCCGCGGTCCCGCGGCCGGCGCCGCCACGGCGTCGTCGAGTGAAGAGAAGCTCTGGCTGGCGCTGCTGGAGCCGGCGATGAGCGGTCACGACATCGGCCTGATCTCCGAGGCGGGCATGCCTGCCATCGCGGATCCGGGTGCGAAGCTGGTCGCCGCGGCCCATGCGGCGAAGGTGCAGGTCGTGCCGCTGACCGGGCCGAGCTCGCTGCTGCTGGCGCTCGCCGCGAGCGGACTGAACGGCCAGAGCTTCGCCTTCGTCGGTTATCTGCCGCTGGAAGCGGCCGAGCGCACCGCGCGCATCAAGGCGCTGGACGCCTTCTCGGCCCGCGAGCAGCAGACCCAGCTCATGATCGAGACGCCGTATCGCAACAGCGCGCTGCTGCAGGCGCTGCTGGCGGGACTGAGGCCGGGCTCGCTGCTGTCGGTCAGTTGTGGCTTGAGCCTGAAGGACGCGTGGTCGCATACGGCCACGGTCGAGCAATGGCGTCAGGCGCCGAAGACGCTGCCGGACAAGGTGCCGGCGGTGTTCGCGATCCTCGGCGTTCGCTGA